A single genomic interval of Pyrobaculum arsenaticum DSM 13514 harbors:
- a CDS encoding family 1 glycosylhydrolase → MKVGAAVSPYQHFGFCGCDLPDEPGAQHLIFYEEDLEIAKSIGLDVFRTGVEWALIEPAEGRYDKEAIRLFRQYLADVKSKGFETWVTLHHFTNPRWVWRRGGWESREVASRFVSYVELVARELGDLIDVAVIFNEPNMYTFLAYIKGDLPPHGFLSIKHMRRAQAVIDEAIAAARDVLKSYGLKATFAHSYSKFESRSPVFKPAVYYLNRQNSKYLEMFREMDYAGVNFYVVGRYDDFALRFVLRPEALLEVKTPRPLAVTEFGVASRNEEFRYRYLCAMANVFKKAKPVVAIWWSLLHGYEWGLGYQPFFALIDVRGTKRLVTPLARRFREILLSPHPCDLGEVEMGLEWRWEPPG, encoded by the coding sequence GTGAAGGTCGGGGCCGCCGTATCGCCCTACCAACACTTCGGCTTTTGCGGTTGTGACCTCCCCGACGAGCCGGGGGCGCAGCACCTCATTTTCTACGAAGAGGACTTGGAAATAGCCAAGTCGATAGGTCTCGACGTCTTCCGCACCGGCGTTGAGTGGGCCCTTATCGAGCCGGCAGAGGGGAGGTACGACAAAGAGGCGATTAGGCTCTTCCGCCAGTACCTAGCCGACGTTAAGTCCAAGGGCTTCGAGACGTGGGTGACGCTACACCACTTCACAAACCCCCGCTGGGTGTGGAGGCGGGGCGGCTGGGAGAGCCGCGAGGTGGCCTCGCGGTTTGTCTCGTACGTCGAGCTGGTGGCGAGGGAGCTGGGGGATCTCATAGACGTGGCGGTCATATTCAACGAGCCGAATATGTACACCTTTCTGGCTTACATAAAGGGCGACCTCCCTCCGCATGGCTTCCTCTCGATCAAGCACATGAGGAGGGCCCAGGCGGTGATAGATGAGGCGATAGCCGCCGCGAGGGACGTGTTGAAGAGCTACGGCCTAAAAGCGACGTTCGCCCACTCCTACTCTAAGTTCGAGAGCCGGAGCCCCGTCTTCAAGCCCGCTGTCTATTACTTGAATAGGCAGAACTCCAAGTACCTGGAAATGTTTAGGGAAATGGACTACGCCGGCGTGAACTTCTACGTGGTGGGGAGGTACGACGACTTTGCCCTGCGCTTTGTCCTGAGGCCGGAGGCCCTCCTCGAGGTGAAGACGCCGCGGCCCCTCGCCGTGACGGAGTTCGGCGTGGCGTCTAGAAACGAGGAGTTTAGGTACAGGTACCTATGCGCCATGGCCAACGTCTTCAAGAAGGCGAAGCCGGTGGTGGCAATCTGGTGGTCCCTCCTCCACGGCTACGAGTGGGGCCTCGGCTACCAGCCCTTCTTCGCCTTGATCGACGTGAGGGGCACTAAGCGGCTGGTCACCCCCCTCGCAAGGAGGTTCAGGGAGATCCTCTTGAGCCCGCACCCGTGCGACCTAGGCGAAGTTGAGATGGGGCTGGAGTGGCGCTGGGAGCCGCCTGGCTAG
- a CDS encoding mechanosensitive ion channel family protein produces the protein MQLQINLDRLIQDIIQYGIQGLIAIIIVLIAWLLGSVVGRAVNRLIERTGLEKAFDRTDVGKAFRAAGIDLSNLIGMLITAFIVVIGIVIALGYLRIGGEAGALIADVARYLPRLIGGIILLTAGVILVALLTDYIGKLLTGLFPKQFVEIGEMLRNLLLIGLIALVVSLALDLMLFTGPLVYPLILGTVIIGAGIFIGHTIVRNIVEDHPEFSGAAPYAKFLLYSIFLMVGLGAIFANFPQTAHVVQNVAWGVAIAAGIMLAPIIYALAKKMIKETKE, from the coding sequence ATGCAACTCCAAATAAACCTAGATAGGTTGATCCAAGACATAATCCAGTACGGCATCCAGGGACTCATAGCGATAATAATAGTGCTTATTGCTTGGCTCCTGGGCTCTGTGGTTGGCAGGGCGGTGAATAGGCTGATAGAGAGGACTGGCCTTGAAAAGGCTTTCGATAGGACAGACGTGGGGAAGGCCTTTAGAGCCGCTGGGATAGACCTCTCCAACTTGATAGGCATGTTAATAACCGCCTTCATAGTGGTTATAGGTATCGTCATCGCCTTGGGCTATTTGAGAATAGGTGGCGAGGCGGGGGCTCTCATCGCCGACGTGGCGCGGTATCTGCCGAGGCTCATCGGCGGCATTATCCTCCTAACTGCGGGTGTTATACTAGTGGCCCTACTCACCGACTACATCGGGAAGCTCCTCACGGGGCTGTTCCCCAAGCAGTTCGTGGAGATTGGGGAAATGCTTCGCAACCTACTGCTTATTGGCCTCATCGCGCTTGTGGTGTCGCTGGCGCTCGACCTCATGCTCTTCACTGGTCCCCTGGTCTACCCGCTTATCCTCGGCACTGTGATAATCGGCGCGGGGATCTTCATCGGCCACACCATAGTCCGCAACATCGTGGAGGACCACCCCGAGTTCTCCGGCGCCGCCCCCTACGCCAAGTTCTTGCTATACTCAATCTTCCTAATGGTAGGACTCGGCGCCATATTTGCCAACTTCCCGCAGACCGCCCACGTGGTACAGAACGTGGCATGGGGCGTGGCCATCGCTGCTGGCATCATGTTGGCACCCATAATATACGCACTGGCTAAGAAGATGATAAAAGAGACAAAGGAGTAG
- a CDS encoding glycoside hydrolase family 57 protein, which produces MSRALLVLVLLVVVVSAQNVVFVWHMHQPPYYIPKESVPTDTGKAVVEAPWVRLWTAKAYYPMLLLVEETGVKVTFDITPTLLEQIEMYAQGRLTDKYLQISLKKAEDLTEEEKSFILERFFDISWEVQIPKFPRYQCLLEKRNNAPGAFDTADYRDLQVLFNLAWINEKLLNEDPDLRPIYQKAKGSDCDTHFTDGDKMAVLAKHLQYPKAFLDKLAQLYKKGQIEVIMTPYYYPIAPLVENTNNALSTDPGIITLPKPFAHPEDVSAQVQLSRHKFKTFFKAELLGIWPPELAVDDQFIQILAQSGIKYTVADQVALERYLGRQPTQEELYTPWERYGVLIFFRDKELSDWIGFTGSSTSRQYGEKYAAEQFLSLLAGKAQGGLVVIALDGENPWEWYPNDGYVFLTEIYKAVKNSTKTLREATSSATPRRSESPLPTSSWAGGSLSVWVGEWEENLAWRILEGARQVAKNKAWQQLLYPAEAGDWFWWYGRDRESPREEIFDSLFREIVKKFYEKIGLTYNYTWPLDEPIHYRTAYTVDWAGAPFRRLIISEVEKINITVEVYSQSANTAQHGRAPGIRVIAHWGPVAYWGGPWGDLYFAPMTYAGDVGNNDLYVLTPKLAPGRYEFTFIAQGSNEVFATALGQNYQVEVLPRTDGRVCGVELKRVEVYDGGHLLAVFTGNALAYVGNVIKAYYEVCGEGPIYVAASMALIRQDSSAPWDEVFVLASPTAEGLYVAEFRVNYSGVFELRAKAMGGNVYYSTPVYIRVEGGPGPRVVDGREDDWVGQPPLQTPGAAVSMYELIVTDPQDDQYRFYRPDWSWPPTEDLDAVELRLYSDGQNLYGLVKLKQLSNIYAPYVIIAIGVPGGGFSEWLPDWSDTRLAFKWDYIIGINYGKGSPLFLFDHDWSPRPTGQIARSGNVIEFAIPLDQLPLLKTAAETYITAVVFANNYGGVWDPGKNNAYDPVSGRYITEDNYASNVYDVFGQAPTSAEVYGGWDGGDQTVDFYVRAGLDNGRIVAVT; this is translated from the coding sequence ATGAGTAGGGCATTGTTGGTACTAGTTCTGTTAGTTGTAGTTGTTTCGGCTCAAAATGTTGTGTTTGTGTGGCATATGCACCAGCCCCCGTATTATATACCGAAAGAGTCTGTCCCCACGGATACGGGCAAGGCGGTTGTTGAGGCCCCCTGGGTGAGGCTTTGGACCGCCAAGGCCTACTACCCCATGCTCCTGCTCGTGGAGGAGACCGGGGTTAAAGTCACGTTTGACATAACGCCTACGTTGCTCGAGCAGATAGAGATGTATGCCCAGGGCAGGCTGACGGACAAGTATCTGCAAATATCTTTGAAAAAAGCAGAGGACCTAACGGAGGAGGAGAAATCCTTTATATTAGAGCGGTTCTTCGACATTAGCTGGGAGGTGCAAATTCCCAAATTTCCGAGATATCAATGCCTTCTTGAAAAGAGGAACAACGCGCCGGGAGCTTTCGACACCGCCGACTACCGGGATCTCCAAGTTCTGTTCAACCTGGCTTGGATAAACGAGAAGCTCCTCAACGAGGACCCAGACCTACGCCCAATATATCAAAAAGCTAAGGGGAGCGACTGCGACACGCACTTCACAGACGGGGACAAGATGGCCGTGCTTGCAAAACACCTGCAGTACCCCAAGGCGTTTCTAGACAAGTTGGCGCAGCTGTACAAGAAGGGGCAAATAGAGGTGATAATGACCCCCTACTATTACCCCATAGCCCCCCTCGTGGAGAACACCAACAACGCCCTGTCCACAGACCCGGGAATTATAACGCTACCTAAGCCCTTCGCACATCCAGAAGACGTCTCCGCGCAGGTACAGCTGTCTCGGCACAAGTTCAAGACCTTCTTCAAGGCCGAGTTGTTGGGAATATGGCCGCCGGAACTCGCCGTAGATGACCAATTCATACAAATCCTCGCCCAGAGCGGCATAAAATACACCGTAGCCGACCAAGTAGCGCTGGAGCGCTACCTGGGGAGACAGCCGACGCAGGAGGAGCTCTACACGCCGTGGGAGAGATACGGAGTGCTAATCTTCTTCAGAGATAAAGAGCTGTCGGACTGGATAGGCTTCACAGGCTCTTCAACTTCTAGGCAGTACGGCGAAAAATATGCCGCTGAGCAATTCCTCTCGCTCCTCGCTGGCAAGGCTCAGGGCGGCCTCGTGGTGATAGCCCTAGACGGCGAGAACCCCTGGGAGTGGTACCCCAACGACGGCTACGTCTTCCTCACCGAGATATACAAAGCAGTGAAAAATAGTACAAAAACACTTAGAGAAGCAACAAGTTCGGCGACGCCGCGGAGATCAGAGTCGCCGCTACCGACGTCAAGCTGGGCCGGCGGAAGCCTCTCTGTGTGGGTAGGCGAGTGGGAGGAGAACTTGGCGTGGAGGATACTAGAAGGGGCGCGGCAAGTTGCGAAAAACAAGGCGTGGCAACAGCTACTCTACCCAGCAGAGGCGGGCGACTGGTTCTGGTGGTACGGCCGCGACAGGGAAAGCCCCCGAGAAGAGATCTTCGACTCACTGTTCCGCGAAATTGTGAAAAAGTTCTACGAGAAAATAGGGCTTACATACAACTATACTTGGCCCCTAGACGAGCCCATACACTACAGAACCGCCTACACGGTAGACTGGGCAGGTGCCCCATTCAGAAGGCTTATCATCAGCGAAGTGGAGAAGATAAACATAACAGTGGAGGTTTACTCCCAGTCTGCAAACACCGCGCAACATGGGAGAGCCCCCGGAATTAGGGTAATCGCCCACTGGGGCCCAGTGGCCTACTGGGGCGGGCCGTGGGGAGATCTCTACTTCGCCCCAATGACATACGCAGGAGATGTGGGTAACAACGACCTCTACGTCCTTACGCCCAAGCTCGCCCCGGGGAGGTATGAGTTTACATTCATAGCACAAGGCTCCAACGAAGTCTTCGCCACGGCGCTTGGCCAAAACTACCAAGTCGAGGTACTGCCTAGAACAGACGGCCGCGTCTGCGGCGTAGAGCTCAAGCGAGTGGAGGTATACGACGGCGGTCACCTCCTTGCCGTGTTCACGGGAAACGCCTTGGCTTACGTAGGAAACGTCATTAAAGCTTACTACGAGGTCTGCGGCGAGGGGCCAATCTACGTAGCGGCGTCGATGGCCCTTATCCGCCAGGACTCAAGCGCGCCCTGGGACGAGGTCTTCGTCCTAGCCAGCCCCACGGCGGAGGGGCTCTACGTGGCTGAGTTTAGGGTAAACTACAGCGGCGTGTTTGAGCTGAGGGCCAAGGCCATGGGAGGCAATGTGTATTACTCGACGCCTGTGTACATAAGAGTAGAGGGAGGGCCCGGCCCAAGAGTTGTGGACGGCAGAGAAGACGACTGGGTAGGCCAGCCTCCCTTGCAGACGCCTGGCGCCGCGGTGAGCATGTACGAGCTAATAGTGACAGATCCACAAGACGACCAATACAGGTTCTACCGCCCCGATTGGAGCTGGCCGCCGACAGAAGACCTAGACGCCGTAGAGCTGAGGCTCTACTCAGACGGCCAAAACCTCTACGGTCTGGTAAAACTCAAGCAGCTGAGCAACATATACGCGCCGTATGTAATAATAGCCATAGGCGTACCGGGCGGCGGCTTCAGCGAGTGGCTACCAGACTGGAGCGACACAAGGCTCGCGTTTAAGTGGGATTACATTATAGGCATAAACTACGGCAAAGGCTCCCCACTATTCCTCTTCGACCACGATTGGTCGCCCAGGCCCACCGGTCAAATCGCCAGGTCTGGCAACGTAATAGAATTCGCAATACCCCTAGACCAGCTACCCCTCCTAAAAACAGCCGCCGAGACTTACATAACGGCGGTAGTCTTTGCTAATAACTACGGAGGCGTATGGGACCCCGGCAAGAATAACGCATACGACCCAGTGAGCGGCAGGTACATAACCGAGGACAACTACGCGTCTAACGTATATGATGTATTCGGCCAGGCACCTACCTCAGCCGAGGTCTACGGAGGCTGGGACGGCGGCGACCAAACAGTAGATTTCTACGTGAGAGCTGGCCTAGACAACGGGAGAATAGTAGCGGTTACCTAA
- a CDS encoding ATP-binding protein produces the protein MEVKFIDREAEWRWLEEAYRAPGAQLLVLYGRRRIGKTALVERFVAERGGIYHMCTYDSVERNVKELLAKLASYTGEGYLSRLEPRLDVFLEAYARFASRERIVLVLDEFQYLVEIDPAVPSLLQRAWDLSLSRTRAFILLVGSSVGMIEEKVLSRKSPLYGRRTGSWKMGEIPPGRLGEFLPGWGAEEAFKAWAAVGGVPYYLRLFDPAQSVEENLARLFRKGGPLYEEPLFLLREELREPRVYIAILEAIAAGRNTLGEIADYAGVDKPKASKYLWVLQHLDIVRREVPLGAKRRGLYYVKDNLFRFWFRFVYPNISSLELGSDKPLRDAEALSQYFGEMLEEFVRRYSPAIFGVELKKYVKGDVDIDLAGEAGGCRIYGKVKWSADVDAEAVARELAWKKGGDVYIIVARGFRKRTPHSYTLEEVFDVLRGGRRIELCKS, from the coding sequence GTGGAGGTAAAATTTATCGATAGGGAGGCCGAGTGGAGGTGGCTTGAGGAGGCGTATAGGGCGCCCGGCGCGCAGTTGCTTGTGCTGTACGGGAGGCGGAGGATCGGCAAGACTGCTCTGGTGGAGAGGTTTGTGGCGGAGAGGGGCGGCATATATCACATGTGCACCTACGACTCTGTGGAGAGGAATGTGAAGGAGCTCTTGGCGAAGCTGGCGTCTTACACGGGGGAGGGCTACCTCAGCCGCCTAGAGCCTAGGCTGGACGTCTTCCTAGAGGCCTACGCCAGGTTTGCGTCTAGGGAGAGGATTGTGCTTGTGCTGGACGAGTTCCAGTACCTAGTGGAGATAGACCCCGCAGTGCCGTCCCTGCTACAGCGGGCGTGGGACCTCTCGCTGTCTAGGACAAGGGCGTTTATCCTCCTGGTGGGGTCCAGCGTGGGGATGATAGAGGAGAAGGTGCTGTCTCGGAAGTCCCCGCTGTACGGGAGGCGGACCGGCAGCTGGAAGATGGGCGAAATCCCGCCGGGGAGGCTGGGGGAGTTCCTCCCCGGCTGGGGGGCGGAGGAGGCCTTCAAGGCCTGGGCCGCCGTCGGCGGCGTGCCGTACTACCTACGGCTCTTTGACCCGGCGCAAAGCGTCGAGGAGAACTTGGCGAGGCTGTTCAGGAAGGGCGGCCCTCTCTACGAGGAGCCCCTATTCCTGCTGAGGGAGGAGCTGAGAGAGCCGCGGGTTTACATCGCAATACTGGAGGCCATCGCGGCGGGGAGAAACACGCTGGGCGAGATAGCGGACTACGCCGGCGTCGACAAGCCGAAGGCGTCTAAATACCTCTGGGTCCTCCAGCACTTGGACATCGTGAGGCGGGAGGTGCCGCTAGGCGCCAAGAGGAGGGGGCTCTACTACGTGAAGGACAACCTATTCCGCTTCTGGTTCAGATTTGTATACCCCAACATATCCAGCCTAGAGCTGGGGAGCGACAAGCCGCTGAGAGACGCGGAGGCCCTCTCCCAGTACTTCGGCGAGATGTTAGAGGAGTTCGTCAGGAGGTACTCCCCTGCTATATTCGGCGTCGAGCTCAAGAAGTACGTAAAGGGAGACGTGGATATAGACCTAGCGGGAGAAGCCGGCGGCTGTAGGATATACGGCAAGGTGAAGTGGTCGGCAGACGTCGACGCCGAGGCGGTGGCCAGGGAGCTGGCGTGGAAAAAAGGCGGAGACGTCTATATCATCGTGGCAAGGGGGTTTAGGAAGAGGACGCCTCACTCCTACACCTTGGAGGAGGTCTTCGATGTGCTGAGAGGTGGCAGGAGGATAGAGCTGTGCAAAAGCTAA
- a CDS encoding universal stress protein: MGDEPYFELAYKFRRILVPVSPMSSARLKELLNVAVDFGERYGAEINFLYVTHSDNDPAVEQLRKAVEDFVGRRGVKHNFKVRKMGEGETIASEIVKELSESAYDLVILLSRGYYGASALLYNSTSVAVALAANTSVLILR, from the coding sequence ATGGGTGACGAGCCCTATTTCGAGCTGGCTTATAAGTTTCGTCGTATTTTAGTGCCAGTGTCGCCCATGAGCTCGGCGAGGCTTAAGGAACTGCTCAACGTCGCGGTAGACTTCGGCGAGCGCTACGGCGCGGAGATAAACTTCCTATACGTCACGCACTCTGACAACGACCCTGCTGTTGAGCAACTTAGAAAAGCAGTGGAGGACTTCGTCGGGAGGCGTGGCGTGAAGCACAACTTTAAGGTGAGGAAGATGGGGGAGGGAGAGACCATCGCCTCGGAAATTGTAAAAGAGCTGTCCGAGAGCGCTTACGACTTAGTAATACTTTTGTCAAGAGGTTACTACGGCGCATCGGCGTTGCTTTACAACAGCACCTCCGTGGCGGTGGCGCTGGCGGCCAATACATCCGTCCTTATCCTGCGGTGA
- a CDS encoding type II glyceraldehyde-3-phosphate dehydrogenase: MIRVGIVGFGTIGKRIADAVAAQGDMHVSGVLKVTPDYEVLVAAAKGFKVYTLPDRVEKFKKAGIEPAGTIEDLIKASDVIIDASPEDVGAENKEKYYSKFDKPVIFQGGEEAEVAEVSFNALANYDEARGRRYVRVVSCNTTGITRVLTSLMLNGVGIKKARIFIARRGADPKEYKKGPINDVVPNPATVPSHHGPDVKTVLKNVDIVTMAVAVPVTIMHMHMAFLELDGAYPRDAVLEALAKTPRIFLADVGAGFQSLAQIIEYARDLGRPRGDFPEVAIFRDSVTVNGNELYLMYGVHQESIVVPENVDAVRAVLGAMPKWESIKKTDTTLKLFTEGKRYG, from the coding sequence ATGATCAGAGTCGGCATCGTCGGGTTCGGCACCATCGGCAAGCGCATCGCCGACGCAGTGGCGGCACAAGGCGACATGCACGTCTCCGGCGTGCTTAAGGTAACGCCGGACTACGAAGTCCTCGTCGCCGCCGCTAAGGGCTTCAAGGTCTACACCCTCCCCGACCGCGTCGAGAAGTTCAAAAAGGCGGGCATCGAACCGGCGGGAACAATCGAGGACTTGATAAAGGCATCTGACGTGATTATAGACGCCTCGCCCGAGGACGTAGGGGCTGAAAACAAGGAGAAGTACTACTCCAAATTTGACAAGCCCGTCATATTCCAGGGAGGCGAAGAGGCGGAGGTGGCTGAGGTGAGCTTCAACGCTCTGGCCAACTACGACGAGGCCAGAGGGAGGCGGTATGTGAGAGTCGTCAGTTGCAACACCACCGGCATTACCAGGGTTTTGACGTCCCTAATGCTCAACGGGGTGGGGATAAAGAAGGCGAGGATCTTCATAGCGAGGAGGGGGGCGGACCCCAAGGAGTACAAGAAGGGGCCGATCAACGACGTGGTGCCCAACCCAGCCACTGTGCCGAGTCACCACGGCCCCGACGTGAAAACCGTGTTGAAGAACGTGGACATCGTGACGATGGCCGTCGCAGTCCCTGTCACGATCATGCACATGCACATGGCGTTTCTCGAACTGGACGGGGCCTACCCCCGCGACGCCGTGCTGGAAGCACTCGCCAAGACGCCTAGGATCTTCCTCGCAGACGTCGGGGCGGGCTTCCAGAGCCTAGCCCAGATTATCGAATACGCCCGCGACTTAGGCAGGCCCAGAGGAGATTTCCCCGAGGTGGCCATATTCCGCGACTCGGTGACAGTCAACGGGAACGAGCTATACCTCATGTACGGCGTGCACCAAGAGTCAATAGTAGTGCCGGAAAACGTCGACGCCGTCAGGGCCGTACTTGGCGCCATGCCCAAGTGGGAGTCCATAAAGAAGACCGACACAACGCTTAAATTATTCACCGAAGGGAAGAGGTATGGGTGA
- a CDS encoding geranylgeranylglycerol-phosphate geranylgeranyltransferase, which translates to MSLWKLIRGEHGVLAALASTASYAVAGGNNAATLVLLAASTFLAEAGLFAHNDLSNLEEDRVNRPDAPLVSGRVSLATARAVAYGSLVAGAAGAATLGLAPLSVYLTAAVLGVLYNVRLKRVPVVGNLIVAFLTSMTYIYGMAAAGRLSDVLMLLFASSLVANVGREFVKTAMDYQGDMRAGLKTLAVLIGPQKTAAVGGLVTAASAALGVCLVMASASTGLYALAAGAGLTSALLVYMAYLALRGRWRTYRNGTLAAFGITLIALVAEAAWRLF; encoded by the coding sequence GTGTCGCTTTGGAAGCTGATAAGGGGGGAACACGGCGTTCTTGCTGCACTGGCCTCCACAGCCTCCTACGCCGTGGCTGGGGGGAATAACGCGGCGACCCTCGTATTGCTTGCTGCGTCCACCTTCTTAGCCGAGGCTGGGCTGTTCGCCCACAACGACCTGTCAAACCTGGAAGAGGATAGGGTAAATAGGCCAGACGCCCCCCTCGTGTCGGGGAGAGTTAGCCTTGCCACGGCGCGTGCTGTGGCGTACGGCTCTCTAGTTGCCGGCGCTGCTGGCGCCGCAACGCTGGGGCTTGCCCCCCTGTCTGTGTACCTGACCGCCGCGGTGCTGGGCGTGTTGTACAACGTCCGCCTTAAGCGGGTACCCGTTGTGGGGAATTTAATTGTCGCCTTCCTCACTTCCATGACATACATCTACGGCATGGCGGCGGCTGGGAGGCTCTCCGACGTGTTGATGTTGCTCTTCGCCTCATCCCTAGTCGCGAATGTGGGCAGAGAGTTCGTAAAGACGGCGATGGACTACCAGGGCGACATGAGAGCCGGCCTCAAGACTCTGGCGGTGCTTATCGGCCCCCAGAAGACGGCGGCGGTGGGGGGCTTGGTGACGGCGGCGTCTGCGGCGCTGGGCGTGTGTCTTGTGATGGCCTCCGCCTCAACTGGGCTCTACGCCCTGGCCGCAGGGGCCGGGCTGACGAGCGCTCTGCTGGTGTATATGGCCTACCTCGCGTTGAGGGGGCGGTGGCGTACCTACCGCAACGGCACCTTAGCCGCCTTCGGGATAACCCTAATAGCGCTGGTGGCGGAGGCCGCATGGCGACTATTCTAG
- a CDS encoding HAD family hydrolase: MATILVDLDGTLLPLSAWNPVFAEACAVIADKAGVSPGEVWRRARQRNLALMRRLDWRAFDWQAILDSVAEELGAGRAPDIVTLLRKHLPGFQLSDGAVEALEELKALGHRVEIATNGHAAYQLPVIRRLGLDRLVDGVRTSDVYKCPKTCPEFFNGAHVMVGDNPVFDVYFPKRFGLLAVFYGNWEREALEYSQRLLIPAYNVRPDAAVETLKELPRTVEAVLKNKSIP; this comes from the coding sequence ATGGCGACTATTCTAGTAGACCTAGACGGGACGTTGTTGCCGCTAAGCGCGTGGAATCCTGTTTTCGCAGAGGCTTGCGCCGTGATCGCTGATAAGGCCGGCGTGTCGCCGGGGGAGGTGTGGAGAAGGGCTAGGCAGAGGAACCTCGCCCTAATGAGGAGGCTGGACTGGCGGGCCTTCGACTGGCAGGCCATACTGGACTCTGTGGCCGAGGAGCTGGGCGCGGGGAGGGCACCAGACATAGTCACGTTGCTACGCAAACACCTGCCGGGCTTCCAGCTATCCGACGGCGCCGTGGAGGCCTTAGAGGAGCTCAAGGCGCTGGGCCACCGCGTCGAGATAGCGACGAACGGCCACGCGGCCTACCAGCTACCCGTAATACGGCGCCTAGGCCTAGACAGACTTGTCGACGGCGTTAGGACTTCCGACGTGTACAAATGCCCCAAGACCTGCCCCGAATTCTTCAACGGGGCACACGTAATGGTGGGAGACAACCCAGTGTTCGACGTATATTTCCCAAAGAGGTTCGGCCTCCTTGCCGTGTTCTACGGCAACTGGGAGAGGGAGGCCCTTGAGTATTCTCAAAGGCTTTTAATACCGGCGTACAACGTGCGGCCGGACGCCGCGGTGGAAACACTGAAGGAGCTACCCAGGACGGTAGAGGCCGTGTTGAAAAACAAGTCCATCCCCTAG